The Macadamia integrifolia cultivar HAES 741 unplaced genomic scaffold, SCU_Mint_v3 scaffold453, whole genome shotgun sequence sequence ATCATCTGCCTTTGTTAGACAGCCATTAGAACTataacccaataaaaaaaacagaagcCCAATGATCAATTGCATAGTTTAGATAAATGGACATCAGTGAAAATAAGTGTTATAGCAAGCACCAACagatatgaaaataaacaaaaacaaattcatataccacagagatttaacgaggttcacacatcgATGTGGTGTTCTACATTCTCAGGTgaaaaagaagatgtttcactatgtagtcTAGAGAGATTATACCCAAGCAGAGAAAACCcaccttgaaaccctagctcgaaaaccccccaaattacaatgaattgctcaacaagacgataatacattatatacttctATCGGCCCAATCCCTTTGTTTCCaccacagatctcagaaaacttcccattcaggtcgccaccaaaatatatcgaagcaggtcaatcttcaaaacgggtcaagaattcgagacaaacttaaaaATAAGTATTGATGAACTGCATGTAGGAAAATGAGAAACTAAAACGACGCAAAAAGAATAGGAAtcacaaacaaacaatcacaagGATTTACGTGGTTTAGCAAAATTGAGTAAATCCAGAGTCAGATGagatctgcttcactatcaatagagaatcaGGTTGCAGCCGTTTTTCGTCGCACCTCTCTTagattgcttacagagaaagaaccctTAACAATAAATATACAGGGAAATCCTATACAGGTCTTAATGGTCATTTGGAATCTATGCAAAcgatgaaatacaagacattgtaacCCAACAGTGCAACACATTATATGTTGATGAGTTTATTTGGAGTGATGGGCAATAGATAGTGCTCCATACCTGAAAGGGTTACAAGATCATCCAGAGACAACCCTTTTGAGGAGAAGAGTTTCATCATCTCGTCCAGAGTGAAGCTTGTGTCTACCATGTTGGGTCTCACATTTGAAGCCAAAGATACTCTCCCATCTTTCCTCCCTGTAAGAATCTGAACATGTGGTCCTCCAGCCTGTTTCAAGTACAATTTTCTTGTCAGTTGCCCCCTTCTTCATAtccacacacagagagagagagagagagagagagagagagagagagagagagagagagagagagagatacaaatTCAACAGCATCCCTAGCAGACAAAGCAAGGATGTCAGCACAAGAAACAGTGTCTGGGCAGAAAATTTCAAGCATCTCTTTAGCAGATTCCACTACTGAAAAACCTCCAAGGGATGTGTTGGCTGGATCACTTCTCTCTGTTTCATTTCCTTCTAAGAGCACAGATCCATCACAACCCTATAAACATAATGAGTATCAAGTAAAGTTTGGAAAGGAAgcattttggatttttgggCATCTTGGATTTTGGACAAAAGAAGCTTAAACTCACCTCTACCATACAGTCATGAAACACTAAGCGAAGGAGCTTCCCAGGAAGGGTTGAATCAGATGTAGATGCAGACCTCACTGCGTTTCTGACAATGAACTCTGCTGTTGGGCAGGAAGCTCCATAAAAGTTGAAGGAAAGgccaggagaagaagaagaaaaccagaaGAAAGAAGTGAATGTAGTAAGAAGGAGAAAGTTGAAGGTTATCAGTCTCTGCTCCATAACCTGATAGAGGGTTTGAGGAATGTGAACCAAAGAGAATTCTGTGTACTCTTGAGTCTCTTACTTGCTCAATATggtacaagagagagagagagagaggtcttcttctttctttaaagGTTGCATTTACTTGGTGCAGTGATGGCAGTAACTGGATGGGTAGCAAGGATTTAAAGAAAATGAGCTCCAATCCCTCCATTTTAAGTTCTGTTTGGTGGACATTCAAAACGCACGAGGTTTACGTTTTTTACCTAAGTGGAATCAATTGCTTAACTTCATTTTACAAAACACacttttaggctatgtttggtagccaagagaagaaaagaaaagaaaaaagaatctagaaaagagaagaaattgtgagaaaataaaaagagtatgtatgtttggttaccaagaaaagaaaagaaaagaaaaggaaaaaattcaaaaaatttcgaattttaagagagagatagacacataggaaatcattatgtaatcattcattttttgtcttattatgttttcatattttctcatgttttcttgtgtttttggtaagaaaatttttgaaaaaacaaaagaaaatttcacaatttccaaaaggaattttgaatttgaaaagaggaatcttctcttgggtgaagacataccaagtgcaaagaaaaattcttaatccaagaaaaaaagtacaaaaaatgtatatttttcttttcttttattttcttatcttgactaccaaacacaaccttaggtTTCTTCCTTATTGAAACTGCTACAAGTCAGTATGCATGGATGATTCCCAATGTGGATCAGTTGCAATTCAGGGTTAAAAGGCTCCACAAGTATAACCAT is a genomic window containing:
- the LOC122068717 gene encoding peroxidase 46-like, with protein sequence MEQRLITFNFLLLTTFTSFFWFSSSSPGLSFNFYGASCPTAEFIVRNAVRSASTSDSTLPGKLLRLVFHDCMVEGCDGSVLLEGNETERSDPANTSLGGFSVVESAKEMLEIFCPDTVSCADILALSARDAVEFAGGPHVQILTGRKDGRVSLASNVRPNMVDTSFTLDEMMKLFSSKGLSLDDLVTLSGAHTIGSAHCSAFRDRFQEDSKGKLTLIDSSLDKIYADDLKQRCPADASPSITINNDPETSLSFDNQYYKNLLSHKGLFQSDSVLFSDGRTREMVEELSNSLESFFEKWGQSFFKLINIGVKTGNEGEVRRLCTSINIG